A stretch of the Microbacterium sp. NC79 genome encodes the following:
- a CDS encoding SDR family NAD(P)-dependent oxidoreductase, which produces MKLENSATLVTGGASGLGLATAKELITAGARVTILDLPTSAGEQVAAELGNGTTFVAADVTDADAVERAVAQANCELPLRAVVHCAGRGGAVRLVDREGNPGSLDTFMSVINVNLVGSFNILRFAAAAMAKNEKQGEEAGVIILTASVAAYEGQIGQIPYAASKAGVVGMTIVAARDLASKKIRVCTIAPGLFNTPILGRLAPEARERLASSVPNPSRLGDADEYASLAAHIISNPMLNGETIRLDGALRMAAR; this is translated from the coding sequence ATGAAACTCGAAAACAGTGCCACCCTCGTTACCGGTGGCGCCTCGGGCCTGGGCCTGGCCACGGCAAAAGAACTGATTACTGCCGGTGCACGCGTGACCATTCTTGACCTGCCGACTTCGGCAGGCGAACAGGTCGCCGCAGAGCTCGGCAACGGAACCACGTTTGTCGCTGCCGACGTCACCGACGCTGACGCTGTCGAGCGTGCGGTAGCTCAGGCAAATTGCGAGCTTCCACTCCGTGCGGTTGTGCACTGCGCTGGCCGTGGCGGCGCCGTGCGCCTCGTCGACCGTGAAGGCAACCCAGGCTCGCTGGACACCTTCATGTCGGTCATCAATGTCAACCTCGTGGGGTCATTCAACATCCTCCGCTTCGCGGCTGCCGCAATGGCAAAGAACGAAAAGCAGGGTGAAGAAGCCGGCGTCATCATCTTGACAGCATCGGTCGCGGCCTACGAGGGCCAGATCGGTCAGATTCCGTACGCAGCGTCCAAGGCTGGCGTCGTTGGCATGACCATCGTCGCCGCACGTGACCTGGCGAGTAAGAAGATCCGTGTCTGCACGATCGCACCCGGCCTCTTCAACACTCCCATCCTCGGTCGCCTTGCCCCCGAGGCTCGTGAGCGGTTGGCCAGCTCTGTACCCAACCCTTCGCGCCTGGGCGACGCCGACGAGTACGCGTCCTTGGCCGCACACATCATTTCCAACCCCATGCTCAATGGGGAAACAATCCGCCTCGATGGCGCCTTGCGAATGGCAGCACGATGA
- a CDS encoding thiolase family protein, whose product MRDVVIVDAVRSPMGRGKKGGALSDVHPVDLLAQVLSALIDRNQLDASTVDDVLIGCVTQAGEQSAGIGRMAWLAAGLPVEVPAVTIERKCGSGQQAMVFAAQAIASGMQDIVIAGGVESMSRVPMGAAKLDQDGYGPALRARYPKLAPQGIAAERVAHKYALTRTQLDEYSARSHHRAAATAENGHFANEIVPIRTPDGTIVAADETIRPASSVESLAGLQPAFASPDWASRFPEIDFAVTAGNSSQLTDGASVALLMSRARAHELGLTPRAVILDSVVVGDDPELMLTAPIPATRKLLDRLGMKADDIDAYEVNEAFASVPLAWQAELGVDSAKLNPRGGAIALGHPLGASGTRLFTTMLNHLEQTGGAIGVQTMCEAGGMANAFAIAIEPTKESR is encoded by the coding sequence CTGCGCGACGTCGTCATCGTTGACGCGGTTCGCTCGCCCATGGGCCGAGGCAAAAAGGGCGGCGCGCTGTCTGATGTGCACCCGGTTGACCTGCTCGCGCAGGTACTCTCGGCGCTTATCGACCGCAACCAGCTCGACGCAAGCACGGTTGACGACGTTCTCATCGGATGCGTCACGCAAGCGGGTGAGCAGTCCGCTGGTATCGGCCGCATGGCCTGGCTCGCAGCCGGCCTTCCGGTTGAGGTTCCGGCTGTCACCATCGAACGCAAGTGTGGCTCTGGTCAGCAGGCGATGGTGTTCGCCGCTCAGGCCATTGCCAGCGGTATGCAAGACATCGTCATTGCAGGCGGCGTCGAGTCTATGTCGCGGGTTCCGATGGGTGCCGCCAAGCTCGACCAGGACGGCTATGGTCCGGCGCTACGGGCGCGCTACCCCAAGCTGGCCCCGCAGGGAATTGCGGCTGAGCGCGTTGCGCACAAGTACGCCCTGACGCGCACGCAACTCGATGAGTACAGCGCGCGCTCCCACCACCGGGCCGCGGCAACCGCTGAGAACGGTCACTTTGCGAACGAGATTGTGCCGATTCGGACACCAGACGGAACCATCGTTGCCGCTGACGAGACCATCCGACCGGCATCATCGGTCGAGTCGCTCGCGGGTCTCCAGCCCGCGTTCGCCTCCCCCGACTGGGCATCACGCTTTCCCGAAATCGACTTTGCGGTGACGGCAGGAAACTCGTCTCAACTCACCGACGGCGCGAGCGTTGCGCTGCTGATGAGCCGGGCTCGAGCGCACGAACTGGGACTGACCCCGCGCGCGGTCATTCTCGACAGCGTCGTTGTCGGAGATGACCCCGAACTCATGCTGACCGCGCCGATTCCAGCGACACGCAAGCTGCTGGATCGGTTGGGCATGAAGGCTGATGACATCGATGCGTACGAAGTGAATGAAGCCTTCGCCTCGGTTCCGCTGGCTTGGCAGGCCGAACTGGGCGTCGACAGCGCCAAACTGAACCCCCGGGGCGGCGCTATCGCCCTCGGACACCCCCTCGGAGCGTCTGGTACGCGCCTGTTTACGACGATGTTGAACCATCTCGAACAGACAGGCGGAGCCATCGGCGTCCAAACAATGTGCGAAGCGGGAGGCATGGCGAACGCCTTTGCCATCGCAATTGAACCGACAAAGGAGTCACGATGA
- a CDS encoding ABC transporter permease codes for MSLQTRPRTMGVQTIGKVRIEPNRAMADVNKRARRDKVLQIALGFMIPVLGLILWEVAGQNNWIDVRFFSSPSAIFARFLDDMGENLIFPELWITVQRLLWGYVIGALAGIIIGLLMSQITVIRWALEPLIRALYVIPKLALLPIFLLLFGLGEFPKILFVALGTFYIVAFTTLAAAMMIPTPYHEVARSYGLSWPQRFRWLVIPASTPQIVSSLKLASGISMLLVIAVEFVQAREGLGYYTWHAWELFIPDRMYVGIVLISLLGVSFSLIVGAIGSRATRWADSEYNQSR; via the coding sequence ATGAGCCTTCAGACACGCCCCCGCACAATGGGTGTTCAGACCATCGGCAAGGTTCGCATCGAGCCCAACCGTGCGATGGCCGACGTCAACAAGCGGGCCCGCCGGGACAAGGTCCTGCAGATCGCGCTTGGCTTCATGATCCCTGTGCTCGGACTTATCCTGTGGGAAGTTGCTGGCCAGAACAACTGGATCGACGTTCGATTCTTCAGCTCGCCGTCGGCGATCTTCGCGCGGTTCCTTGATGACATGGGCGAAAACCTAATCTTTCCAGAACTCTGGATCACCGTACAGCGTCTGCTGTGGGGCTATGTGATCGGAGCTCTCGCAGGCATCATCATTGGCTTGCTGATGAGTCAGATCACGGTCATCCGCTGGGCGCTGGAGCCGCTGATTCGTGCTCTCTACGTCATCCCGAAGCTCGCGCTGCTGCCAATCTTTCTGTTGCTGTTCGGCCTCGGCGAGTTCCCGAAGATCCTGTTCGTAGCCCTCGGAACCTTCTACATCGTTGCATTCACCACGCTCGCCGCCGCGATGATGATTCCCACGCCGTACCACGAGGTGGCCCGCTCCTATGGCCTCTCCTGGCCGCAGCGGTTCCGTTGGCTCGTTATTCCGGCAAGCACGCCGCAGATCGTGTCGAGCCTCAAGCTCGCTTCCGGTATTTCCATGCTGCTCGTGATCGCCGTCGAGTTCGTGCAAGCACGCGAAGGCCTCGGCTACTACACGTGGCATGCATGGGAGCTATTCATCCCCGACCGTATGTACGTCGGCATCGTTCTCATCTCACTCCTCGGTGTTTCGTTCAGCCTGATCGTCGGCGCTATCGGTTCGCGGGCCACCCGCTGGGCCGACAGCGAGTACAACCAGTCCCGTTAA
- a CDS encoding acyl-CoA dehydrogenase family protein: MANPALAPWEDRDAYDDDHREFGDAVGAFVRREVVPHQAEWEAAGAVSLDAYRAAGEAGFVGLAVPEQFGGGGAPFSYNCVFTEQVAYALASFGALRVHMDVIIPYVTSIATPQQQERWLPAMATAEKMAAIAMTEPAAGSDLAGMTTSLKSDGTGWRLNGSKTFITGGTQSELTIVVARSGNGNDRRGGLTLAVIEGNPEGLTRSQPQKKLGLHQQDTAELFFDDVYIPAENILGAEGRAFEYLSQNLAQERLSIAVNSQAQAVAALQLTRDHARDREMFGTTLSSFQNTKFTLADLSTRIAAGQALVDRAIRRHDASHLSAADAARVKLFTTELHGLVTDACLQLFGGYGYMQEQAIGRLYADARVARIYGGTSEVMKTIIAKSLGL; encoded by the coding sequence GTGGCTAACCCAGCCCTCGCTCCCTGGGAGGATCGCGACGCCTACGACGATGATCACCGCGAATTTGGTGACGCCGTCGGAGCCTTTGTTCGTCGTGAGGTGGTTCCCCACCAGGCTGAGTGGGAAGCCGCAGGCGCGGTTTCTCTGGACGCGTATCGAGCTGCAGGCGAGGCCGGCTTTGTCGGCCTCGCTGTGCCCGAACAGTTTGGCGGCGGTGGCGCACCGTTTTCGTACAACTGCGTCTTCACTGAGCAGGTGGCGTACGCGCTCGCATCCTTTGGTGCACTGCGCGTACACATGGACGTCATCATTCCGTATGTGACCAGCATTGCCACGCCCCAGCAGCAGGAGCGCTGGCTTCCGGCAATGGCAACTGCCGAAAAGATGGCAGCGATTGCCATGACGGAACCAGCAGCTGGCAGTGATCTTGCTGGCATGACGACGTCACTCAAGAGCGACGGCACTGGGTGGCGACTCAATGGTTCCAAGACATTCATCACGGGAGGAACGCAAAGTGAGCTCACTATTGTGGTTGCCCGCTCTGGTAACGGGAACGACCGCCGCGGCGGATTGACGCTGGCCGTCATTGAGGGCAACCCGGAGGGGCTCACTCGCAGCCAGCCCCAGAAGAAACTGGGCTTGCATCAACAAGACACCGCCGAGCTCTTCTTTGATGACGTCTACATCCCCGCCGAGAACATTCTCGGTGCGGAGGGACGAGCATTCGAGTACCTCTCGCAGAACTTGGCGCAAGAGCGGCTCTCAATCGCAGTGAACTCGCAAGCACAGGCCGTTGCCGCGTTGCAGTTGACTCGCGATCATGCGCGTGACCGCGAGATGTTTGGCACGACCCTCTCGTCGTTCCAAAACACCAAGTTCACGCTGGCGGATCTCTCAACCCGCATTGCCGCTGGCCAGGCGCTTGTGGACCGTGCGATCCGACGTCACGATGCGTCTCACCTCTCGGCTGCCGATGCGGCGCGCGTCAAGCTGTTCACGACGGAGCTACACGGTCTCGTCACAGACGCGTGTCTGCAGCTGTTCGGCGGCTACGGCTACATGCAAGAGCAGGCCATTGGCCGACTGTACGCCGATGCGCGAGTCGCGCGCATCTATGGCGGCACGAGTGAAGTGATGAAGACAATCATCGCCAAATCACTGGGCTTGTAA
- a CDS encoding acyl-CoA dehydrogenase family protein, which yields MRIPLDEEQEFLGALAELFDARGAVAHTRTNAELPRMWNTELWAEMTAMGVADLASDGEIGALMALAEATGAQPALVPALTSAVIVPTLMAAVDGGEQTDGDWAVALDEAGGLATADFTVTPDGLLEADISRVLYGAWAHKLLLIDAATRGLWEVRLDEPGVTVAPRQSLDPTMPIADVELRGVRARQLAAGSEQVEAAIVSATRLATAWVGAAEVATAQRLLDMAVAYARTRVQFGMAIAERQAIKHKCADMLMVVESARSALWSVLSNVNDDAALALLRVASGRALDLTAQQSLQIHGGIGFTWEHDLHFLFRRATVSRHLFGSDESHYATIMNAALEKA from the coding sequence GTGAGAATTCCGCTCGATGAGGAACAGGAGTTCCTGGGTGCGCTCGCCGAGTTGTTCGATGCTCGGGGTGCCGTCGCGCACACGCGCACGAATGCTGAGCTCCCGCGAATGTGGAACACGGAACTCTGGGCAGAGATGACGGCAATGGGCGTCGCCGATTTGGCCTCTGATGGTGAGATCGGTGCGCTCATGGCGCTCGCCGAGGCAACCGGAGCGCAACCGGCACTCGTGCCCGCGCTCACGTCGGCCGTGATCGTTCCCACTCTGATGGCTGCCGTCGATGGTGGCGAGCAGACAGATGGTGACTGGGCCGTTGCACTGGATGAGGCCGGTGGTCTGGCGACTGCAGACTTCACCGTCACGCCCGATGGTCTGCTGGAGGCCGATATTTCTCGGGTGTTGTACGGAGCATGGGCACACAAGCTCCTGCTCATCGACGCCGCAACGCGTGGCCTGTGGGAGGTTCGGCTCGACGAGCCGGGCGTCACGGTGGCACCGCGTCAGAGCCTGGATCCCACGATGCCCATCGCGGATGTCGAGTTGCGTGGCGTTCGTGCCCGTCAGCTCGCAGCCGGGTCAGAACAGGTTGAAGCGGCCATCGTCTCGGCCACCCGGCTTGCGACCGCCTGGGTTGGTGCAGCCGAGGTTGCCACCGCACAGCGCCTTCTGGACATGGCCGTGGCCTACGCAAGAACCCGCGTGCAATTCGGCATGGCGATTGCGGAACGGCAAGCCATCAAACACAAGTGTGCAGACATGCTGATGGTTGTGGAGTCTGCTCGATCCGCCCTGTGGAGCGTCCTCAGTAACGTGAATGATGACGCTGCGCTGGCACTTCTCCGGGTTGCGAGCGGGCGCGCACTCGACCTCACGGCCCAGCAGTCACTGCAGATCCACGGTGGAATTGGCTTCACGTGGGAGCACGACCTGCACTTCCTGTTTCGCCGGGCCACCGTTTCTCGTCACCTGTTTGGCAGTGACGAGTCCCATTACGCAACCATCATGAACGCTGCATTGGAGAAGGCATGA
- a CDS encoding acyl-CoA dehydrogenase family protein, with protein sequence MLENDDLLELRDEVRRMARARYGENARQWDADRRPVDRAERKFLGAQGYLGIAIPEEYGGSGGTHQEALVVVEEIARVYASAAFQVFESNTGPAQALLALGTEEQKHRYLPAIARGEVTMAVGISEPEAGSAATDMSTRAEIRGDKIVINGRKRWISNGGEADTYLVYARMNDTPGAKGIGAILVDAGTPGLSFGARERLMGFRTVPSADVVFDDVEVPIENLVVSPPDGFKKLFGCFSIERLGNTTMSIAIAQEALDRTIQYVQEREQFGRPIADFQAVQLTLAEMTIAVESARLLRDRAVMNLDRGRLSVLEVSLAKCAANEMARKVTAQAIELHGGNGYTEEFELERFHRDSHGWALAGGTPAIQKMRIATELTGRSVSHRPATAS encoded by the coding sequence GTGCTCGAAAATGATGACCTCCTTGAGCTTCGCGACGAAGTTCGCCGCATGGCACGCGCCCGCTATGGAGAGAATGCACGCCAGTGGGACGCCGATCGACGCCCCGTTGACCGTGCCGAACGTAAGTTCCTTGGTGCCCAGGGTTACCTCGGAATTGCGATCCCCGAGGAGTACGGCGGGAGCGGCGGAACCCACCAGGAAGCCCTCGTCGTCGTCGAGGAAATCGCTCGCGTATACGCGTCAGCGGCCTTCCAGGTCTTTGAATCCAACACCGGCCCGGCCCAGGCGCTCCTCGCACTCGGCACGGAAGAGCAGAAGCACCGTTACCTCCCCGCCATTGCTCGCGGCGAGGTAACGATGGCCGTTGGTATCTCCGAACCAGAAGCTGGTTCCGCTGCCACCGACATGAGCACGCGCGCCGAGATCCGTGGCGACAAGATCGTCATCAACGGCCGTAAGCGCTGGATCTCCAACGGCGGCGAAGCCGACACCTACCTCGTGTACGCCCGCATGAATGACACTCCGGGCGCCAAGGGCATTGGTGCCATCCTCGTCGACGCTGGTACCCCGGGGCTGTCATTCGGCGCCCGCGAGCGACTGATGGGCTTCCGCACCGTCCCGAGCGCTGACGTTGTCTTTGATGACGTCGAGGTTCCTATTGAAAACCTCGTTGTCAGCCCGCCGGACGGATTCAAGAAGCTGTTCGGCTGCTTCTCGATCGAGCGCCTCGGCAACACCACGATGAGTATCGCGATTGCGCAGGAAGCGCTGGACCGCACGATCCAGTACGTGCAGGAGCGCGAACAGTTTGGTCGCCCGATTGCCGATTTCCAGGCCGTCCAGCTCACCCTCGCTGAGATGACCATCGCCGTTGAATCTGCCCGACTGCTTCGCGACCGCGCCGTCATGAACCTTGACCGCGGCCGACTGTCGGTGCTGGAAGTTTCGCTCGCAAAGTGCGCAGCGAACGAAATGGCCCGCAAGGTGACGGCGCAGGCCATTGAGCTCCACGGCGGCAACGGGTACACGGAAGAGTTCGAGCTCGAGCGATTCCACCGCGACAGCCACGGGTGGGCACTCGCCGGCGGCACGCCCGCCATCCAGAAGATGCGTATTGCCACTGAGCTGACCGGTCGCTCCGTCAGCCACCGACCGGCCACCGCGTCATGA
- a CDS encoding acyl-CoA dehydrogenase family protein: MTDKFLDVERDSWEPVLLDPPAPEGGMWGELTAEQDEIRRRAREVAVTHLRPWAAHWDETEEFPFRSLDAVKDAGLLDLCIPEEYGGQGKSLLEGCIVVEELARVCLSSAMAVQPYLNGPWRAIHELGSDEMRARLLPGVADGSRHFAIGMSEPGAGSAGTDLRTEIRKDGDGYRLSGFKSWMTGGSVADTIIVFGRAPGSQGPYGIGAVVVNGRPEGMSEPHVDAKMGIRGVAECSVRFEDVWIPAEDVLIEPIADSKQGAQILVNQFNPERCGNAAMCVGLAQGALDATAGYLRTRQQFGRHLYEFQGLQWRVADMALDIELGRVMMWRAARSGTAGFPDAWQTMLAKLHTSEMVQRVTNQAIQTLGARGYSRRWPVERMFRDGRGLAIGGGTVEVMRNMLAGMVLGTRVSQRRG, encoded by the coding sequence ATGACTGACAAATTTCTCGACGTTGAACGCGACTCTTGGGAGCCCGTGCTCCTCGACCCGCCCGCACCAGAAGGCGGGATGTGGGGCGAGCTAACCGCAGAGCAGGACGAGATTCGTCGCCGTGCCCGTGAAGTGGCCGTGACGCACCTGCGTCCGTGGGCAGCCCACTGGGACGAAACCGAAGAGTTTCCGTTCCGTTCGCTTGACGCTGTCAAGGACGCGGGTCTGCTGGACCTGTGCATTCCTGAGGAGTACGGCGGCCAGGGCAAGTCGTTGCTCGAGGGATGCATCGTTGTCGAAGAGCTCGCACGCGTGTGCCTGTCCAGCGCAATGGCCGTGCAGCCCTACCTCAACGGTCCGTGGCGAGCCATTCACGAACTCGGTTCTGACGAAATGCGCGCCCGGCTCCTGCCCGGCGTCGCCGACGGTAGCCGTCACTTCGCCATCGGCATGAGCGAGCCCGGCGCGGGTAGCGCGGGCACCGACCTGCGCACCGAAATTCGCAAGGATGGCGATGGCTATCGCCTCAGCGGATTTAAGTCGTGGATGACCGGTGGATCAGTCGCCGACACCATCATCGTGTTTGGCCGCGCCCCGGGAAGCCAAGGCCCGTACGGCATTGGTGCTGTCGTCGTGAACGGCCGCCCCGAGGGTATGAGCGAACCGCACGTAGATGCCAAGATGGGCATCCGTGGCGTCGCTGAATGCTCGGTGCGATTCGAAGACGTGTGGATTCCGGCAGAAGACGTCTTGATTGAGCCCATCGCCGACAGCAAGCAGGGCGCCCAGATTCTGGTGAACCAGTTCAACCCGGAGCGTTGCGGCAACGCCGCGATGTGTGTCGGCCTGGCACAGGGTGCACTGGATGCCACCGCCGGCTACCTGCGTACGCGCCAGCAGTTTGGTCGTCACCTTTACGAGTTCCAGGGTCTGCAGTGGAGGGTCGCCGACATGGCACTCGACATTGAGCTTGGACGCGTCATGATGTGGCGCGCCGCTCGCTCCGGTACCGCTGGATTCCCTGATGCGTGGCAGACGATGCTCGCCAAGCTCCACACCAGTGAGATGGTGCAGCGTGTCACGAATCAGGCCATCCAGACACTCGGTGCTCGCGGCTACTCGCGTCGCTGGCCGGTGGAGCGCATGTTCCGTGACGGACGCGGTCTCGCCATCGGCGGCGGCACCGTCGAGGTGATGCGCAACATGCTGGCAGGCATGGTGCTTGGCACCCGCGTGAGCCAGCGCCGTGGCTAA
- a CDS encoding acyl-CoA dehydrogenase family protein yields the protein MSEVRELETLLRDLLPEPWIRAVETGDDDALASFVADDVHGRSLANAVAAEGWLTPEWPTEYGGRGIDADAAVLARRTLARWRVGRVESAIGSGWIGPTILQYGTPEQRDLHLPRISHNEVFWCQLFSETEAGSDLASVRTAATATDGGWVLNGGKVWTSRADISAWGLAVVRTDTSVVKHAGLSVFLVPMDAPGVTIAPIKQMTGDAEFFEVRLDNVSLPNDSLLGTPGQGWEIVRTVLAFERRAGSGAGAATPGSVIGRGIESLIEERWNQAGAVERTRLASSLVDDLLIGLNNARNAALRAAGAEPIAKGAPVNKVLQAEHTKRLQGLRMSSGSIDRTSPAIDDMTAAADQWAFMRVQAKTIAGGTSEVLRDQIAERALGLPRFDDPSKRVPWRDFIAQLAKGQS from the coding sequence ATGTCTGAGGTACGTGAGCTGGAAACCCTGTTGCGTGACCTGCTGCCCGAGCCGTGGATCCGTGCCGTCGAGACTGGTGATGACGATGCGCTCGCGAGCTTCGTTGCTGACGATGTCCACGGGCGGAGCCTGGCGAACGCCGTCGCGGCCGAGGGGTGGCTGACCCCGGAATGGCCCACGGAATATGGCGGGCGCGGCATCGATGCTGACGCCGCTGTGCTCGCGCGGCGCACACTGGCACGTTGGCGTGTCGGCCGGGTTGAAAGTGCGATCGGCAGCGGCTGGATTGGTCCCACAATTTTGCAGTACGGCACGCCTGAGCAACGCGACCTGCACCTTCCGCGCATTTCGCATAACGAGGTGTTTTGGTGCCAACTCTTCAGCGAGACCGAGGCAGGCAGTGACCTCGCGAGCGTCCGCACCGCGGCGACCGCGACGGATGGCGGTTGGGTTCTCAACGGTGGCAAGGTGTGGACGAGCCGCGCAGACATCTCAGCGTGGGGCTTGGCGGTGGTGCGAACCGATACCTCTGTTGTTAAGCACGCCGGACTCAGTGTCTTCCTGGTTCCGATGGATGCGCCGGGCGTCACCATCGCACCCATCAAACAGATGACCGGCGACGCCGAATTCTTTGAAGTGCGTCTCGACAACGTCTCGCTGCCCAACGATTCTCTTCTCGGAACCCCGGGACAGGGGTGGGAAATTGTGCGCACGGTGCTTGCCTTTGAGCGCCGTGCTGGCTCGGGCGCAGGAGCCGCAACTCCCGGCTCCGTCATCGGACGCGGCATCGAATCTCTCATTGAAGAGCGGTGGAACCAGGCTGGTGCCGTGGAGCGCACGCGATTGGCCTCCAGCCTCGTCGATGATCTGCTGATCGGCCTCAACAATGCCCGCAATGCGGCGCTCCGGGCAGCCGGCGCCGAACCCATTGCCAAGGGCGCACCGGTTAACAAAGTTCTTCAGGCGGAACACACGAAACGGCTCCAGGGACTGCGTATGTCCAGTGGTTCCATCGACCGCACGTCACCAGCAATTGATGACATGACCGCGGCCGCAGACCAGTGGGCATTCATGCGCGTGCAGGCGAAGACCATTGCCGGTGGAACCAGTGAGGTGCTTCGCGATCAGATTGCGGAACGGGCGCTGGGTTTGCCCCGGTTTGATGACCCCAGCAAACGGGTTCCGTGGCGCGACTTCATTGCGCAGTTGGCGAAAGGACAATCGTGA
- a CDS encoding AMP-binding protein, whose translation MSRHFRHYVETDPERVAIIEGDTPVHTYQSLALAADRVSQVLLTAGTQRGDVICALLPNGADMLVVQRGVMQLPVYFSTINWHLTAHEISYILRDSAVRIFFTNEAMAPTAREAVRLAELPEDVLIIVDAPESEQLSLRKRELTAPDGRPVTSTAGTRRLYTSGTTGHPKAVLRPLPTASVADQAQANVARATLYGAGHEDGRYLSVAPMYHAAPCAYADQSLDLGHTVVILPKWSAEAALKAIVDHQITWTYMVPLMFQELLRLPGARQTDVSSLRSVIHTAAPCPPHVKRAMIDWVGPILMEIYGGTEGSATFITSPEWLKYPGSVGRARPGARVEIRDDEGELAPAGVPGHIFFENAALAFVYANDEEKTASSRKGGAITLGDIGFLNDDGYLFLCDRKADIVISGGVNIYPAEIEHAMKELDGIADACVIGVPDEKWGETLLAVVVTHDGALGNDEARALEISEALRQRIAGFKVPKQYEFVAELPYSEAGKLLRRTVRDRYAPNGAFSGQ comes from the coding sequence ATGAGTAGGCACTTTCGACACTACGTCGAGACTGATCCCGAGCGGGTCGCCATCATCGAAGGCGACACACCCGTTCACACGTACCAGAGCTTGGCGCTCGCGGCGGATCGTGTCAGTCAGGTGCTTCTCACGGCCGGGACCCAGCGCGGCGACGTTATTTGTGCGCTCCTGCCCAACGGTGCGGATATGCTCGTCGTGCAACGTGGTGTCATGCAGCTCCCGGTGTACTTCTCGACCATCAACTGGCACCTCACCGCGCACGAGATCTCCTACATTTTGCGGGACTCGGCGGTACGCATCTTCTTTACGAACGAGGCGATGGCGCCCACCGCGCGCGAAGCTGTTCGGCTAGCTGAGCTCCCCGAGGATGTTCTCATCATCGTCGACGCCCCGGAAAGCGAACAGCTTTCGCTGCGTAAGCGAGAATTGACGGCACCTGACGGGCGTCCAGTCACCTCGACCGCCGGAACCAGGCGGCTCTATACGTCTGGAACCACGGGGCATCCGAAAGCAGTGTTGCGGCCGTTGCCGACCGCGTCTGTCGCGGATCAGGCACAGGCGAATGTTGCTCGGGCAACCCTCTACGGGGCTGGCCATGAGGACGGTCGCTACCTCAGCGTTGCCCCGATGTACCACGCCGCCCCGTGCGCGTACGCCGATCAATCTCTGGATCTGGGGCATACCGTGGTGATCCTTCCCAAGTGGTCGGCAGAAGCCGCCTTGAAAGCCATCGTCGATCACCAGATCACGTGGACGTACATGGTTCCGCTTATGTTCCAGGAGCTGTTGCGTTTGCCCGGGGCACGGCAAACAGATGTGTCGTCGCTGCGATCGGTCATTCACACGGCTGCCCCGTGTCCACCGCACGTGAAGCGCGCCATGATCGACTGGGTGGGGCCGATTCTGATGGAAATCTATGGCGGCACCGAGGGAAGCGCGACGTTTATCACGTCACCCGAGTGGCTGAAGTATCCGGGCAGTGTCGGACGCGCACGTCCGGGTGCCCGGGTGGAGATTCGTGATGACGAAGGCGAGCTGGCTCCCGCTGGCGTGCCTGGCCACATCTTCTTTGAGAATGCGGCATTGGCGTTTGTCTATGCCAACGACGAGGAGAAGACCGCGTCATCCCGCAAGGGTGGCGCCATCACGCTGGGCGACATCGGGTTTCTCAACGATGACGGCTACCTCTTCCTCTGCGACCGCAAGGCTGACATCGTCATCAGCGGCGGTGTCAACATCTACCCGGCCGAGATCGAGCACGCCATGAAGGAGCTCGACGGCATTGCCGACGCCTGCGTGATCGGTGTTCCGGACGAAAAGTGGGGTGAGACCCTTCTTGCCGTCGTGGTGACCCACGATGGTGCGCTCGGAAATGATGAGGCCAGGGCGCTCGAAATCTCTGAAGCATTGCGACAGCGGATCGCCGGTTTCAAGGTTCCCAAGCAATACGAGTTCGTTGCCGAGCTACCGTATTCGGAGGCGGGAAAACTGTTGCGGCGCACCGTGCGTGACCGCTATGCACCGAACGGGGCGTTCTCCGGTCAGTAG